In Modestobacter versicolor, a single genomic region encodes these proteins:
- the dnaJ gene encoding molecular chaperone DnaJ: MATDYYGVLGLQPGASDADIKRAYRKKARDLHPDVNPEPGAKDEFQQVSKAYEALTDPEKRRIIDLGGDPYETGRAGAGSPFGGGAGFGGLGDIMDAFFGGAGARGPRSRTREGEDALIRVDLDLSETVFGTTTEITVDTAVLCDVCTGAGTAPGTHPETCSTCGGRGEVQSVQRSFLGQVIASRPCPTCQATGQVIPNPCPQCAGDGRVRARRTIPVKIPAGVEDGMRIRLAGYGEVGPGGGPAGDLYVEVHERPHDVFTRDGEDLHCRVTLPMTAAALGTTLKLETLEGNEDITIKPGTQSGNVLTLRAHGAPRLRGTGRGNLVVHLDVQTPTRLDDRQSELLRELAALRGEDLTEGGSANHGGLFSRVRDAFNGR, from the coding sequence ATGGCAACCGACTACTACGGCGTGCTGGGCCTCCAGCCCGGGGCCAGCGACGCCGACATCAAGCGCGCCTACCGCAAGAAGGCCCGCGACCTGCACCCCGACGTCAACCCCGAGCCGGGTGCGAAGGACGAGTTCCAGCAGGTCAGCAAGGCCTACGAGGCGCTGACCGACCCGGAGAAGCGGCGGATCATCGACCTCGGCGGTGACCCGTACGAGACCGGTCGCGCCGGCGCGGGCAGCCCGTTCGGCGGCGGCGCCGGCTTCGGCGGCCTCGGCGACATCATGGACGCCTTCTTCGGTGGCGCCGGTGCCCGCGGGCCGCGCAGCCGCACCCGCGAGGGCGAGGACGCGCTGATCCGGGTCGACCTGGACCTGAGCGAGACGGTCTTCGGGACGACGACCGAGATCACCGTCGACACCGCGGTGCTCTGCGACGTCTGCACCGGGGCCGGGACGGCGCCGGGCACGCACCCCGAGACCTGCTCCACCTGCGGCGGCCGCGGCGAGGTGCAGAGCGTGCAGCGCTCGTTCCTCGGCCAGGTCATCGCCAGCCGCCCGTGCCCCACCTGCCAGGCCACCGGCCAGGTCATCCCCAACCCGTGCCCGCAGTGCGCCGGCGACGGCCGGGTCCGTGCCCGCCGCACCATCCCGGTCAAGATCCCGGCCGGCGTCGAGGACGGCATGCGGATCCGGCTGGCCGGCTACGGCGAGGTCGGCCCCGGCGGCGGCCCCGCCGGCGACCTCTACGTCGAGGTGCACGAGCGGCCGCACGACGTCTTCACCCGCGACGGCGAGGACCTGCACTGCCGGGTCACGCTGCCGATGACCGCGGCCGCGCTGGGCACCACGCTCAAGCTCGAGACGCTCGAGGGCAACGAGGACATCACCATCAAGCCGGGCACCCAGTCGGGCAACGTGCTCACCCTCCGGGCGCACGGCGCCCCGCGGCTGCGCGGCACCGGCCGGGGCAACCTCGTCGTCCACCTCGACGTGCAGACCCCGACCCGGCTCGACGACCGCCAGTCCGAGCTGCTGCGCGAGCTCGCCGCCCTCCGCGGGGAGGACCTCACCGAGGGCGGCAGCGCCAACCACGGCGGGCTGTTCTCCCGGGTCCGCGACGCGTTCAACGGCCGATGA
- the hrcA gene encoding heat-inducible transcriptional repressor HrcA gives MAHDDRRLRVLRAIVQDYVSTNDPVGSKALAARYDLGVSPATIRNDMAVLEEEGYITQPHTSAGRVPTDKGYRFFVDRLNSVKPLSAAERKAIEKFLDGAVDLHDVLGRSVRLLAQLTRQVAVVQYPTLSRSAVRHLELVPLSTSRLLMVLITDTGRVEQRIVEVPVDTEADTVADLRARLNAAFTGAKLAEASDKVGDLVDNAPPALRPLVAAVSATLLETLVEPSEDRLVIGGTANLARGSALDFPGTVRPLLEALEEQVVVLRLMAEVGPSTVTVSIGEENEHEALTGASFVSVGYGAGDQALGGLGVVGPTRMDYAGNIAAVRAVARYVGHLLAES, from the coding sequence GTGGCGCACGACGACCGGCGCCTGCGGGTGCTGCGGGCGATCGTCCAGGACTACGTCTCCACCAACGACCCGGTGGGGAGCAAGGCGCTGGCCGCCCGGTACGACCTCGGGGTCAGCCCGGCCACCATCCGCAACGACATGGCGGTGCTGGAGGAGGAGGGGTACATCACCCAGCCGCACACCAGCGCCGGGCGGGTGCCCACCGACAAGGGCTACCGCTTCTTCGTCGACCGGCTGAACTCGGTCAAGCCCCTGAGCGCCGCCGAGCGCAAAGCGATCGAGAAGTTCCTCGACGGCGCCGTCGACCTGCACGACGTCCTGGGCCGCAGCGTCCGGCTGCTCGCCCAGCTGACCCGGCAGGTCGCCGTCGTCCAGTACCCGACGCTGTCGCGCAGCGCCGTCCGGCACCTCGAGCTCGTGCCGCTGTCGACGTCCCGGCTGCTGATGGTGCTCATCACCGACACCGGCCGGGTCGAGCAGCGCATCGTCGAGGTGCCGGTCGACACCGAGGCCGACACCGTCGCCGACCTGCGCGCCCGGCTCAACGCCGCCTTCACCGGGGCCAAGCTGGCCGAGGCCAGCGACAAGGTGGGCGACCTGGTCGACAACGCCCCGCCGGCGCTGCGCCCGCTGGTCGCCGCGGTCAGCGCCACCCTGCTGGAGACCCTCGTCGAGCCCTCGGAGGACCGGCTGGTCATCGGCGGGACGGCGAACCTGGCCCGCGGCAGCGCCCTGGACTTCCCGGGCACCGTCCGGCCGCTGCTGGAGGCGCTGGAAGAACAGGTCGTGGTGCTGCGGTTGATGGCCGAGGTGGGGCCGAGCACCGTGACGGTGAGCATCGGCGAGGAGAACGAGCACGAGGCGCTCACCGGCGCCTCCTTCGTCTCCGTCGGGTACGGCGCGGGCGACCAGGCCCTCGGCGGCCTCGGCGTGGTCGGCCCGACCCGGATGGACTACGCAGGGAACATCGCCGCGGTACGAGCCGTGGCGCGCTACGTCGGCCACCTGCTGGCCGAGAGCTGA
- a CDS encoding type II toxin-antitoxin system VapB family antitoxin, with protein MFKAVRDGRPYPDHGFSTRDWAMIPPRQIRLDTLVTTKRELALDALLADDSTFYGDLFPHAVQWHGEMYLEDGLHRALRAALQQRNVIHVRVLDLDALMPAQTEQPAEGAPAEAGRPL; from the coding sequence ATCTTCAAAGCGGTGCGGGACGGACGGCCCTACCCCGACCACGGCTTCTCCACCCGCGACTGGGCGATGATCCCGCCCCGCCAGATCCGGCTGGACACCCTGGTCACGACCAAGCGCGAGCTCGCCCTCGACGCGCTGCTCGCCGACGACTCGACCTTCTACGGCGACCTGTTCCCGCACGCGGTCCAGTGGCACGGCGAGATGTACCTCGAGGACGGCCTGCACCGGGCCCTGCGCGCCGCGCTGCAGCAGCGCAACGTGATCCACGTCCGGGTGCTCGACCTCGACGCGCTGATGCCGGCGCAGACCGAGCAGCCCGCCGAGGGCGCCCCCGCCGAGGCCGGCCGGCCGCTCTAG
- a CDS encoding response regulator: MTIRVLLAEDQTLVRGALRALLDLEDDIEVVAEVGRGDLVLAAAREHRPDVALLDIEMPGRDGLEAAAELAAELPGVRAVVLTTFGRPGFLRRAMEVGAAGFLVKDSPVAELARAIRAVVAGERVIDRDLAAAALALGATPLSAREADVLRAAADGATVADIAGRMFLSEGTVRNYLSSAIGKTGARTRVEAARVAQEKGWL; encoded by the coding sequence GTGACGATCCGGGTGCTGCTGGCCGAGGACCAGACGCTGGTGCGCGGGGCGTTGCGGGCGCTGCTGGACCTGGAGGACGACATCGAGGTCGTGGCGGAGGTCGGCCGCGGTGACCTGGTGCTCGCCGCGGCGCGCGAGCACCGGCCCGACGTCGCGCTGCTGGACATCGAGATGCCGGGCAGGGACGGGCTGGAGGCGGCCGCGGAGCTGGCGGCCGAGCTGCCCGGCGTCCGGGCCGTCGTGCTGACCACGTTCGGCCGGCCGGGCTTCCTGCGCCGGGCGATGGAGGTCGGGGCGGCCGGGTTCCTGGTCAAGGACTCGCCGGTGGCCGAGCTGGCCCGGGCGATCCGGGCGGTGGTGGCGGGGGAGCGGGTGATCGACCGCGACCTGGCCGCCGCCGCGCTGGCGCTGGGGGCGACGCCGCTGTCGGCGCGGGAGGCCGACGTGCTGCGGGCGGCCGCGGACGGCGCGACGGTCGCCGACATCGCCGGGCGGATGTTCCTGTCCGAGGGGACGGTGCGGAACTACCTGTCCTCGGCGATCGGGAAGACCGGTGCGCGGACCCGGGTGGAGGCCGCCCGGGTGGCGCAGGAGAAGGGCTGGCTCTGA
- a CDS encoding sensor histidine kinase, with product MNRSSRWAQAAWAAPWLLFQVFPITDIVTTDRPALARWVAAAGLLAFTVAYLSVIGQLGRPRALRADFVVMTALAVALAVGYGANWSGLMIYVSAAIAATLPMRWVWPSVVAAAVFCGAVILLDDATGLLFLPPICLLTAFAIRGTGYLITVNRELQEAREELARNAVAEERLRFARDLHDLLGHSLSLIALKSELARRLAEVDPARAGREMADVEEAARRALAEVRDAVSGYRQVTCAQALAEARAALTGAGIAVRLPEVVPVLPGTVDAALGWVVREATTNVLRHSGAGRVTVELTEDGGQAVLAVTDDGAGTGERVTVLGGSSGSGLAGLRERVTALGGELEAGPVDGGGYRVRAVVPLLPAVVTA from the coding sequence GTGAACAGGTCGAGCCGGTGGGCGCAGGCGGCCTGGGCGGCGCCGTGGCTGCTGTTCCAGGTCTTCCCGATCACCGACATCGTGACCACCGACCGGCCCGCGCTGGCCCGCTGGGTCGCCGCCGCCGGGCTGCTGGCGTTCACCGTGGCCTACCTCAGCGTCATCGGTCAGCTGGGCCGGCCGCGGGCGCTGCGGGCGGACTTCGTGGTGATGACGGCGCTCGCCGTGGCCCTGGCGGTGGGCTACGGGGCGAACTGGTCCGGCCTGATGATCTACGTGTCGGCGGCGATCGCGGCCACCCTGCCGATGCGCTGGGTGTGGCCGTCGGTGGTCGCCGCGGCGGTCTTCTGCGGCGCGGTCATCCTGCTCGACGACGCCACCGGCCTGCTGTTCCTGCCGCCGATCTGCCTGCTCACCGCCTTCGCCATCCGCGGCACCGGCTACCTGATCACCGTGAACCGGGAGCTGCAGGAGGCCCGCGAGGAGCTGGCCCGCAACGCCGTCGCCGAGGAGCGGCTGCGCTTCGCCCGCGACCTGCACGACCTGCTCGGGCACTCGCTGTCGCTGATCGCGCTGAAGAGCGAGCTGGCCCGGCGGCTGGCCGAGGTCGACCCGGCGCGGGCCGGGCGGGAGATGGCCGACGTCGAGGAGGCCGCCCGCCGGGCGCTGGCCGAGGTGCGCGACGCGGTCAGCGGTTACCGCCAGGTCACCTGCGCGCAGGCCCTCGCCGAGGCGCGGGCGGCGCTGACCGGGGCGGGCATCGCCGTCCGGCTGCCCGAGGTCGTGCCGGTGCTGCCGGGCACCGTGGACGCCGCGCTGGGCTGGGTGGTGCGCGAGGCGACGACCAACGTGCTGCGGCACAGCGGCGCCGGCCGGGTGACCGTCGAGCTGACCGAGGACGGCGGGCAGGCGGTGCTGGCGGTGACCGACGACGGCGCGGGGACGGGGGAGCGGGTGACCGTGCTGGGCGGTTCGTCGGGCTCGGGGCTGGCCGGGCTCCGCGAGCGGGTCACGGCGCTGGGCGGCGAGCTCGAGGCCGGGCCGGTGGACGGCGGCGGTTACCGGGTGCGCGCGGTCGTGCCGCTGCTGCCGGCCGTGGTGACCGCGTGA
- a CDS encoding ABC transporter permease, with protein MTDLLLFQLRRVGRNKQYLFFTVLLPALFTIFFTKILGGRMPAGEYQDVAGATMISMMAYGAIGAALGATIRLAFDRSTGWLRQLRVTPVPPGATFAVDVLVGALLVLPSLVVVALVGRFVNDVQLGLGTWVALVGVLWAGSVVFVALGLAVGLALDAQAAGAAIGVLGTVLAALGGLWIPVELFPSGMVALAHAMPSYWYAELGRDVVAGTPSTAPVLVLALFGALFAAAALLVARRRPLHAVAG; from the coding sequence GTGACCGACCTGCTGCTCTTCCAGCTGCGCCGGGTGGGCCGCAACAAGCAGTACCTGTTCTTCACGGTGCTGCTGCCCGCGCTGTTCACGATCTTCTTCACCAAGATCCTCGGCGGGCGGATGCCGGCCGGGGAGTACCAGGACGTCGCCGGCGCCACGATGATCTCGATGATGGCCTACGGCGCGATCGGCGCGGCGCTGGGCGCGACGATCCGGTTGGCCTTCGACCGGTCCACGGGCTGGCTGCGGCAGCTGCGGGTCACGCCGGTGCCGCCCGGGGCCACGTTCGCCGTCGACGTGCTGGTCGGGGCGCTGCTGGTGCTGCCGAGCCTGGTCGTCGTCGCGCTGGTCGGCCGGTTCGTCAACGACGTCCAGCTGGGGCTGGGCACCTGGGTCGCGCTGGTTGGCGTGCTGTGGGCCGGCTCGGTGGTGTTCGTCGCCCTCGGGCTGGCGGTCGGCCTGGCCCTGGACGCCCAGGCGGCCGGGGCGGCGATCGGCGTCCTCGGCACGGTGCTCGCCGCGCTGGGCGGCCTCTGGATCCCGGTGGAGCTCTTCCCGTCGGGCATGGTGGCCCTGGCCCACGCGATGCCCTCCTACTGGTACGCCGAGCTGGGCCGGGACGTGGTCGCGGGCACCCCGTCGACCGCGCCGGTGCTGGTGCTCGCCCTGTTCGGTGCGCTGTTCGCCGCGGCCGCGCTGCTGGTCGCCCGGCGCCGTCCGCTGCACGCCGTGGCGGGCTGA
- a CDS encoding ATP-binding cassette domain-containing protein, whose amino-acid sequence MPAAPALQIEGLTVRYGGTLAVDALDLRIAAGETVALLGANGAGKSSTLNAALGLFRPTAGRVLLHGRAPAEAIRAGGVGAMLQHGGLPSETRVGEVLALVRRRHAEPWPLDDLVATAGIDGLLDRRVDALSGGQRQRVLLALALAGAPPLLLLDEPTAAMDVEARRAFWTTMRALARRGHTVVFATHHLEEADAVADRVVVVSAGRVVADGTAASIRSRVSGRTIRFGCSGPREGLAGLPGVTGVGGDDEVVELATADAEATLRALLAGPRPLPDLEVRGATLEEAFLHLIDRTGAHR is encoded by the coding sequence ATGCCCGCCGCACCCGCCCTGCAGATCGAGGGCCTGACCGTCCGCTACGGCGGCACGCTCGCCGTCGACGCGCTCGACCTGCGGATCGCCGCGGGGGAGACCGTCGCCCTGCTCGGTGCGAACGGCGCCGGCAAGTCCTCCACCCTCAACGCCGCCCTGGGCCTGTTCCGGCCGACCGCGGGCCGGGTGCTGCTGCACGGCCGGGCGCCGGCCGAGGCCATCCGGGCCGGGGGAGTCGGCGCGATGCTGCAGCACGGCGGGCTGCCCAGCGAGACCCGCGTCGGCGAGGTGCTGGCGCTGGTCCGGCGCCGGCACGCCGAGCCCTGGCCGCTCGACGACCTGGTCGCCACCGCCGGCATCGACGGGCTGCTGGACCGCCGGGTCGACGCGCTCTCCGGCGGTCAGCGGCAGCGGGTGCTGCTGGCCCTCGCGCTGGCCGGCGCACCGCCGCTGCTGCTGCTGGACGAGCCGACCGCGGCGATGGACGTCGAGGCCCGCCGCGCCTTCTGGACGACGATGCGCGCGCTCGCGCGGCGCGGCCACACCGTCGTCTTCGCCACCCACCACCTCGAGGAGGCCGACGCGGTCGCCGACCGGGTCGTCGTGGTCTCCGCCGGGCGGGTGGTCGCCGACGGCACCGCGGCGTCGATCCGGTCCCGGGTGTCCGGCCGCACGATCCGGTTCGGCTGCTCCGGGCCGCGGGAGGGCCTCGCCGGGCTCCCCGGCGTCACGGGCGTCGGCGGGGACGACGAGGTCGTCGAGCTCGCCACCGCCGACGCCGAGGCCACGCTGCGCGCACTGCTCGCCGGGCCCCGCCCGCTGCCGGACCTCGAGGTCCGCGGCGCCACGCTGGAAGAGGCCTTCCTGCACCTCATCGACCGGACGGGAGCCCACCGGTGA
- a CDS encoding Cache 3/Cache 2 fusion domain-containing protein produces MGTTPASSAGLPAQRVAEPARRPVRRVEQDASMEAAAQQAGVLSQASREVSDTSRQAAESLTELRVAITDISSSTSRASSVAEEAVRDAQAVDERIAALQQASESITEMVRLISAISQQSRFLALNAFVEAARAGEVGRGFAVVADEVKQLATRTAQAAEDIGQQIAAVQSETRQAVSAIQRITGTLGSIAEAQDAIAAAVEQQRAAADRVVDNVDRAASGSARITEAVAQLADSQRLVYVRRALALAQDLLEEAGGLSLGSGQVTLTVRDQATAAQSTVQLPELLLGGAPLARVDDPRRPAPLVDDVVAQVGGTCTLFQRLDDAGSMVRVATTVVTPAGTRNTGTSIARTNADGSANPVLAAVLAGNTYTGPATVAGKPYFTAYTGVHAPSGELVGMLYVGLPVS; encoded by the coding sequence GTGGGCACCACCCCCGCGTCGTCCGCCGGCCTGCCCGCACAACGGGTGGCCGAGCCGGCCCGCCGGCCGGTCCGCCGGGTCGAGCAGGACGCCAGCATGGAGGCCGCGGCCCAGCAGGCCGGCGTGCTCTCCCAGGCCAGCCGCGAGGTCTCCGACACCTCCCGGCAGGCCGCCGAGTCGCTCACCGAGCTGCGCGTGGCGATCACCGACATCTCCAGCAGCACCAGCCGCGCGTCCTCGGTCGCCGAGGAGGCCGTCCGCGACGCGCAGGCCGTCGACGAGCGGATCGCCGCCCTGCAGCAGGCCAGCGAGTCGATCACCGAGATGGTCCGGCTGATCTCGGCGATCAGCCAGCAGAGCCGGTTCCTGGCGCTCAACGCCTTCGTCGAGGCCGCCCGCGCCGGCGAGGTGGGCCGCGGGTTCGCCGTCGTCGCCGACGAGGTCAAGCAGCTCGCCACCCGCACCGCGCAGGCGGCCGAGGACATCGGCCAGCAGATCGCGGCGGTGCAGTCCGAGACCCGGCAGGCGGTCAGCGCCATCCAGCGGATCACCGGCACCCTGGGCTCCATCGCCGAGGCGCAGGACGCCATCGCGGCCGCCGTCGAGCAGCAGCGGGCCGCCGCCGACCGGGTCGTGGACAACGTCGACCGCGCGGCCAGCGGGTCGGCGCGGATCACCGAGGCGGTCGCGCAGCTGGCCGACAGCCAGCGGCTGGTCTACGTGCGCCGGGCCCTCGCGCTCGCCCAGGACCTGCTCGAGGAAGCCGGGGGCCTGTCCCTGGGTTCCGGCCAGGTGACCCTCACCGTGCGCGACCAGGCCACGGCGGCCCAGTCCACCGTCCAGCTGCCCGAGCTGCTGCTCGGTGGCGCCCCGCTCGCCCGGGTCGACGACCCGCGCCGGCCGGCTCCGCTCGTCGACGACGTGGTCGCCCAGGTGGGCGGCACCTGCACGCTGTTCCAGCGGCTGGACGACGCCGGCAGCATGGTGCGGGTCGCGACGACGGTGGTGACCCCGGCCGGCACGCGCAACACCGGCACCTCGATCGCCCGGACCAACGCCGACGGCAGCGCCAACCCGGTGCTCGCCGCCGTGCTGGCCGGCAACACCTACACCGGCCCGGCCACGGTCGCCGGGAAGCCGTACTTCACCGCCTACACCGGCGTGCACGCACCGTCCGGTGAGCTGGTCGGCATGCTCTACGTCGGCCTCCCCGTGAGCTGA
- the hemW gene encoding radical SAM family heme chaperone HemW: MTATTPQTLPLLGQSPALPADPSMLPASARAGLAGTPFGLYVHVPFCATRCGYCDFNTYTSDELGPGANRSEYAGTAIAELRLAAEVLGPDRPAVQTVFVGGGTPTLLPAHDLVAVMDAVRELFPVAPDVEVTTEANPESVTPESLAVLRAGGFTRISLGMQSAAEHVLAVLDRRHTPGRAVQAAHEARAAGFGHVNLDLIYGAPGETDADWQASLDAVLAAPVDHVSAYALIVEHGTRLARRVARGELPMPDDDVLADRYEQADRAFGGAGLGWYEVSNWARDRAARCRHNELYWANANWWGIGPGAHSHVGGLRWWNVKHPAAYADRLVAGLHPAADTELLTPADQALERVMLGLRLRDGLPLAALSEVGRARAGDAVGRGLLEPAPHAAGRAVLTDRGRLLADAVVRDLTD; encoded by the coding sequence ATGACAGCCACGACGCCCCAGACCCTCCCCCTGCTCGGCCAGAGCCCCGCCCTGCCGGCCGACCCCTCGATGCTCCCGGCGTCGGCCCGGGCCGGGCTGGCCGGCACGCCCTTCGGGCTGTACGTGCACGTGCCGTTCTGCGCGACCCGCTGCGGCTACTGCGACTTCAACACCTACACCTCCGACGAGCTCGGCCCCGGCGCCAACCGCAGCGAGTACGCCGGCACCGCGATCGCCGAGCTGCGGCTGGCCGCCGAGGTGCTCGGCCCCGACCGCCCGGCCGTCCAGACGGTCTTCGTCGGCGGCGGCACCCCGACCCTGCTGCCCGCCCATGACCTGGTGGCCGTCATGGACGCCGTCCGCGAGCTGTTCCCGGTCGCCCCGGATGTCGAGGTGACCACCGAGGCGAACCCCGAGTCGGTGACCCCCGAGTCGCTGGCCGTGCTGCGCGCCGGTGGCTTCACCCGGATCAGCCTGGGCATGCAGTCCGCCGCCGAGCACGTGCTGGCCGTGCTGGACCGCCGGCACACCCCGGGCCGGGCGGTGCAGGCCGCGCACGAGGCGCGGGCTGCGGGCTTCGGGCACGTCAACCTGGACCTGATCTACGGCGCACCGGGGGAGACCGACGCCGACTGGCAGGCCTCGCTGGACGCCGTGCTGGCCGCACCGGTCGACCACGTCAGCGCCTACGCGCTCATCGTCGAGCACGGCACCCGGCTGGCCCGCCGGGTCGCCCGGGGCGAGCTGCCCATGCCGGACGACGACGTGCTGGCCGACCGCTACGAGCAGGCCGACCGGGCGTTCGGCGGCGCCGGGCTCGGCTGGTACGAGGTGTCGAACTGGGCCCGCGACCGGGCCGCCCGCTGCCGGCACAACGAGCTGTACTGGGCGAACGCCAACTGGTGGGGGATCGGCCCGGGGGCGCACTCGCACGTCGGCGGGTTGCGCTGGTGGAACGTCAAGCACCCGGCCGCCTACGCCGACCGGCTGGTCGCCGGGCTGCACCCGGCCGCCGACACCGAGCTGCTCACGCCGGCCGACCAGGCGCTGGAGCGGGTGATGCTGGGGCTGCGGCTGCGCGACGGGCTGCCGCTGGCGGCGCTGAGCGAGGTCGGCCGCGCTCGAGCCGGCGACGCCGTCGGCCGCGGGCTGCTGGAGCCCGCACCGCACGCCGCCGGTCGCGCCGTCCTCACCGACCGCGGCCGGCTGCTCGCCGACGCCGTGGTCCGCGACCTGACGGACTGA
- a CDS encoding enoyl-CoA hydratase-related protein has translation MTSATDDDRVLRVEVSAGVARLTLDSPANRNALSRAMRAQLRAALTDALADDSVRVVVLDHTGRVFCSGMDLSEAAGGAAADQGVNEFPELLQLIWSAPKPVLAVVRGPARAGGVGLAAACDVVVAGAGATFAFTEVRIGVVPAVISLVCRPRMLPHAVHRLMLTGEVFDAATAAGAGLVDLAVADDEVDAAVAGQVAALAAGAPAALAETKRLLRSGTDLAGQVPTLLELSARFFASEEGQEGIAAFREKRPARWVPSAE, from the coding sequence GTGACCTCCGCGACCGACGACGACCGCGTGCTCCGGGTCGAGGTGTCCGCCGGCGTCGCCCGGCTGACCCTGGACTCCCCCGCCAACCGCAACGCGCTGTCCCGCGCGATGCGCGCCCAGCTGCGTGCCGCCCTGACCGACGCGCTGGCCGACGACTCCGTGCGGGTGGTCGTGCTCGACCACACCGGCCGGGTGTTCTGCTCCGGCATGGACCTCTCCGAGGCGGCCGGTGGTGCCGCGGCCGACCAGGGCGTCAACGAGTTCCCGGAGCTGCTGCAGCTGATCTGGTCGGCGCCCAAGCCGGTGCTGGCGGTCGTCCGCGGGCCGGCCCGGGCGGGCGGCGTGGGGCTGGCGGCGGCCTGCGACGTGGTGGTCGCCGGCGCCGGTGCGACGTTCGCCTTCACCGAGGTGCGGATCGGCGTCGTCCCGGCGGTGATCTCGCTGGTGTGCCGACCGCGGATGCTGCCGCACGCCGTGCACCGGCTGATGCTCACCGGCGAGGTGTTCGACGCGGCCACCGCGGCCGGCGCCGGGCTGGTCGACCTGGCCGTCGCGGACGACGAGGTGGACGCGGCGGTGGCCGGGCAGGTGGCCGCCCTGGCCGCCGGTGCGCCGGCGGCGCTCGCGGAGACGAAGCGGCTGCTGCGCTCCGGGACCGACCTGGCCGGTCAGGTGCCGACGCTGCTCGAGCTGTCGGCGCGGTTCTTCGCCAGCGAGGAGGGCCAGGAGGGGATCGCGGCCTTCCGCGAGAAGCGCCCGGCCCGCTGGGTCCCCTCAGCTGAGTAG
- a CDS encoding PH domain-containing protein — protein MIDFSNGSVFKLSPCAPDEIAPAVAPLIIPGEQFVASFKAVRDFVVFTDKRLIAVNVQGITGKKRDFTSLPYSKVQAFSIETAGTFDLDAELDLWFSGLGKVRLEFKGSADIRQLGQMIATYVL, from the coding sequence GTGATCGACTTCTCGAACGGCTCCGTCTTCAAGCTCAGTCCCTGCGCCCCTGACGAGATCGCGCCGGCCGTCGCCCCGCTGATCATCCCGGGCGAGCAGTTCGTCGCCTCGTTCAAGGCGGTGCGCGACTTCGTCGTCTTCACCGACAAGCGGCTGATCGCGGTCAACGTCCAGGGCATCACCGGCAAGAAGCGCGACTTCACGTCGCTTCCCTACAGCAAGGTCCAGGCCTTCTCGATCGAGACGGCGGGCACCTTCGACCTCGATGCAGAGCTGGACCTCTGGTTCAGCGGCTTGGGCAAGGTGCGGCTCGAGTTCAAGGGCAGTGCCGACATCCGACAGCTCGGGCAGATGATCGCGACGTACGTGCTCTGA